In Saprospiraceae bacterium, one DNA window encodes the following:
- a CDS encoding ATP-binding protein, which yields MNIEALENLLEISKRRIANTETEFLREIYADIEWKSRLILLKGCRGVGKTYMMLQHLKSSSDISAYLSLDNIFFLSNSLSETVDALYNKGYRLFGLDEVHKYPNWSIEIKNIYDNYSDATLVITSSSALDIMAGQGDLSRRMDEYRMRGLSFSEFITFEYKEELPNFSMEELLKNHTEIYDEYYERLDLNRKFNTYLKKGYYPYYKESGNKYHDRLQSVILQVIDSDMAAIFKIDYESARQIKKMLALIAGIVPFSPNVSKLSRDLSMSRNSVLTYLDYLSEADIIYGLKSTVKSDSALTKPDKIYLENTNLLYAFDVATVNSGTIRETFVMNTLSKSGHVSTPLKGDFMIDEKYVIEVGGAHKTFHQLSGMPNGILVKEGISKGAKGVLPLWMLGLLKTKR from the coding sequence ATGAACATTGAAGCATTAGAAAATCTTTTGGAAATAAGTAAGCGAAGAATAGCCAATACTGAGACTGAATTTTTGCGTGAAATATATGCGGATATAGAATGGAAGTCAAGATTGATCCTGCTGAAAGGATGCCGTGGAGTAGGTAAGACCTACATGATGTTGCAACATTTAAAATCATCGAGTGATATAAGTGCCTATTTATCATTGGATAATATATTTTTTCTATCAAATTCATTATCAGAAACGGTAGACGCATTGTACAACAAAGGATACCGGCTCTTTGGATTGGACGAAGTACATAAATATCCAAATTGGTCTATCGAAATTAAAAATATTTATGACAATTACTCAGATGCAACGCTTGTCATCACTTCATCGTCAGCACTGGACATCATGGCCGGACAAGGTGATCTTAGCAGGCGAATGGATGAATACAGAATGAGAGGCTTGTCTTTTAGTGAATTTATAACATTTGAGTACAAGGAAGAATTACCGAATTTTTCTATGGAAGAATTACTAAAAAACCATACTGAAATCTATGACGAATATTATGAAAGACTGGACTTAAACAGAAAATTTAATACCTATCTCAAAAAAGGATATTATCCATATTATAAAGAATCAGGAAATAAATATCATGATCGGTTACAATCCGTCATCCTGCAAGTGATCGATTCTGACATGGCGGCTATATTCAAAATCGACTATGAGTCAGCGCGTCAAATCAAAAAAATGCTGGCACTCATAGCCGGGATTGTACCTTTCAGCCCTAATGTATCCAAGCTCTCAAGAGATCTCAGCATGTCGCGCAATAGTGTACTGACGTACCTTGATTATCTGTCAGAAGCAGACATCATTTACGGATTAAAATCTACGGTAAAGTCCGATAGTGCACTGACTAAACCTGATAAAATATACCTTGAAAATACAAATCTTCTTTATGCTTTTGATGTAGCAACTGTAAATAGTGGCACCATAAGAGAGACTTTTGTGATGAATACTTTGAGTAAGTCAGGCCATGTTTCTACACCATTGAAGGGAGATTTTATGATCGATGAAAAATATGTCATCGAGGTTGGCGGTGCCCATAAGACTTTTCATCAGCTCAGTGGTATGCCAAATGGTATACTCGTAAAGGAAGGCATAAGTAAAGGAGCCAAGGGGGTTTTGCCGTTGTGGATGCTGGGATTATTGAAGACAAAAAGGTAA